A window of Tautonia plasticadhaerens contains these coding sequences:
- a CDS encoding glycosyltransferase family 4 protein: MHLAINFQRVDPSRGGAETYVADLCRGLVDRGHRVDLYSSSCAEGALAGGVRVVPVAATGPTRWARLLSFARNSEAALREATFDCSIGFINTWHHDVIIPQGGVHPASLEHNARRFPVGWRRSLYTASKRANPKDWLYRSIERRQYDPSRAARVVAVSEFVQEHLQTYYRVPGDRIRVIPNAIDANRLRVEDPVGARLAFRSRLGLGPDDLIALFLAHNFRLKGLDPLLEALRLRLDHAPAARPVHLVVCGGGKIEPYRRKVRSLGLEEHVHLVGFMDDVRPAFAGSDCFVLPSYYDPCSLVVFEALSRGLPVVTTATNGAGEVVTPGREGYVVPEADDLDALADALDQLCDDDRRRAMAGAAERLGKAQSFDAHLDRLVALFEEVAEERRSGSGPAKGSLRKAG, encoded by the coding sequence ATGCATCTCGCGATCAATTTCCAGCGCGTCGATCCGTCCCGGGGAGGCGCCGAGACTTATGTCGCCGACCTCTGCCGGGGGCTCGTCGATCGGGGGCACCGCGTCGACCTCTACTCCTCCTCCTGCGCCGAGGGGGCGCTTGCCGGGGGGGTCCGGGTCGTCCCCGTCGCCGCGACGGGCCCGACGCGGTGGGCCCGCCTCCTGAGCTTCGCCCGGAATTCGGAAGCGGCCCTGCGGGAGGCGACCTTCGATTGCTCAATCGGGTTCATCAACACCTGGCACCATGACGTGATCATCCCCCAGGGGGGCGTCCACCCCGCCAGCCTGGAGCACAACGCCCGGCGCTTCCCGGTCGGCTGGAGGCGGTCGCTCTACACGGCCAGCAAGCGGGCCAACCCGAAGGACTGGCTCTATCGGTCGATCGAGCGCCGGCAGTACGACCCGAGCCGGGCCGCCCGGGTGGTCGCGGTCAGCGAATTCGTCCAAGAGCATTTGCAGACCTATTATCGGGTGCCCGGAGATCGGATCCGGGTGATCCCGAACGCGATCGACGCGAACCGACTCCGCGTCGAGGACCCGGTAGGGGCCCGCCTCGCCTTCCGATCCCGGCTCGGCCTGGGTCCCGACGACCTGATCGCCCTGTTCCTGGCCCACAACTTCAGGCTCAAGGGACTCGACCCGCTCCTGGAGGCCCTCCGGCTCAGGCTCGACCACGCCCCGGCCGCTCGGCCGGTCCATCTCGTCGTCTGCGGCGGCGGGAAGATCGAGCCGTACCGGCGGAAGGTCCGGTCGCTGGGCCTGGAGGAGCACGTCCACCTGGTCGGCTTCATGGACGACGTCCGCCCCGCCTTCGCCGGGAGCGACTGCTTCGTGCTGCCGAGCTACTACGACCCCTGCTCGCTCGTCGTCTTCGAGGCGCTCTCACGGGGGCTCCCCGTGGTGACGACCGCCACCAACGGCGCCGGGGAGGTCGTCACCCCGGGGCGAGAAGGGTATGTCGTGCCCGAGGCCGACGACCTCGACGCGCTGGCGGATGCCCTCGATCAACTCTGCGACGACGACCGCCGCCGGGCGATGGCCGGAGCCGCCGAGCGACTGGGGAAGGCCCAGTCGTTCGACGCGCACCTGGACCGGCTGGTCGCCCTGTTCGAGGAGGTCGCCGAGGAGCGGCGGTCGGGATCGGGGCCGGCGAAGGGGTCGCTCCGCAAGGCCGGCTGA
- a CDS encoding lipopolysaccharide kinase InaA family protein — protein MISRIGTFLRRLTRGERWTWRSEAHRDRLPGDLEGTVMQLRSDDRLHAKQGRSTCRVRFDGPDGPLTVYLKRHYRLPWGTRVAALLHPDGRHSPAGAEWRHLHRGRQLGLLVPEPVAAGESIGPWGRFQSYLMVEELTGFLPLHEAIPEMARRLPPGEFDRRKRRLVSAMAGLTARLHGASTFHKDLYLCHYYVDLGRDDSPLYLIDLHRLATHRASAPWWRWKDLAQLLFSTVEVEGVDDRDRLRFWARYRRLMGLSGPGLELRMIRARAARYLSHNRKKARAG, from the coding sequence ATGATCAGCCGGATCGGCACGTTCCTCCGGCGCCTCACCCGAGGGGAGCGGTGGACCTGGCGGTCGGAGGCGCACCGGGATCGGCTCCCGGGCGACCTCGAAGGGACCGTCATGCAGTTGCGGAGCGACGACCGGCTGCACGCCAAGCAGGGACGATCCACCTGCCGGGTCCGGTTCGACGGCCCGGACGGGCCGCTGACGGTCTACCTCAAGCGGCATTACCGCTTGCCCTGGGGGACCCGGGTCGCGGCCCTGCTCCACCCCGACGGCCGACACTCCCCGGCCGGGGCCGAGTGGCGGCACCTGCACCGGGGTCGGCAGCTCGGCCTGCTCGTGCCCGAGCCAGTCGCCGCGGGGGAATCCATCGGCCCCTGGGGACGCTTCCAGAGCTACCTGATGGTCGAGGAGCTGACCGGCTTCCTCCCGCTCCACGAGGCGATCCCCGAGATGGCCCGCCGCCTCCCGCCGGGCGAGTTCGACCGCCGGAAGCGACGCCTCGTCTCGGCGATGGCCGGGCTGACCGCCCGGCTGCACGGCGCGAGCACCTTCCACAAGGACCTGTACCTCTGCCACTACTACGTCGACCTCGGCCGGGACGATTCGCCGCTCTACCTGATCGACCTCCACCGCCTGGCCACCCACCGGGCCTCGGCCCCCTGGTGGCGCTGGAAGGACCTGGCGCAATTGCTGTTCTCCACGGTCGAAGTCGAAGGGGTCGACGACCGGGACCGGCTCCGCTTCTGGGCCCGATACCGCCGCCTCATGGGGCTCTCGGGCCCCGGCCTGGAACTCCGGATGATCCGGGCGAGGGCGGCCCGCTACCTGTCACACAACCGCAAGAAGGCCCGAGCCGGCTGA
- a CDS encoding glycosyltransferase family 39 protein → MIRRDRALIGILVLSAVLHVVGMIRTPLPSQDGLKFIRIAREFGEQPWADVVRRADQHPLYPALIAVAQPFIAPMIGEGPGSWRVAAQGVSALAMVAAVLPFFGFARTVVGRRPALLASLLFALLPISGRIGHDTLSDATALLCVAGALALGTRAATTGGVLAAVGSGAIAGIGFLARPEVALVPGVIALGVVGGGLSRRGAKPQRREGRGEREHRIFSRLPFRASAPQPEIPPDLPRRLLLAAAISAPLVACVGSYAAIKGTISEKLSMRYATGLGDGTGVARSVPHWVPRGLDDPRWDFSPKEESDAPGRLGPAPASIRVARGIGEATAWVLVPLACWGAWHHRGPRRSREARQLAACLAIAYGIVLIRHAMRAGYLSDRHCATLALLATPWAAAGAIGLARFLSDRLAMGAGRRRRLAITTLSAIAIGGVAVQLKPGHPSRWGHQAAGLWLADRAGAGEAVLDTRGWAAFVSGLRSYDPWHIRQALTDARLAYVVVGDDELTADSARAETLGALLDYAAEPVAAFPGREGDDEIGVRVYRFRRPQSWEGIVQ, encoded by the coding sequence ATGATCCGCCGAGATCGGGCACTGATTGGGATCCTCGTCCTCTCGGCGGTCCTCCACGTCGTGGGGATGATCCGGACCCCGCTCCCCTCCCAGGACGGCCTAAAGTTCATCCGGATCGCCCGAGAGTTCGGCGAACAGCCCTGGGCCGACGTCGTCCGCCGCGCCGACCAGCACCCGCTCTATCCGGCCCTGATCGCGGTCGCACAGCCGTTCATCGCCCCGATGATTGGCGAAGGGCCGGGCTCCTGGCGGGTCGCCGCTCAAGGGGTCTCGGCGCTGGCGATGGTCGCGGCGGTCCTCCCGTTCTTCGGGTTCGCCCGGACGGTCGTCGGCCGTCGCCCGGCCTTGCTGGCGAGCCTCCTGTTCGCCCTGCTGCCGATCTCGGGGAGGATCGGCCACGACACGCTCAGCGACGCGACCGCCCTGCTCTGCGTCGCCGGGGCGCTGGCCCTGGGGACTCGGGCCGCGACGACCGGGGGCGTGCTCGCGGCCGTCGGCTCGGGGGCGATCGCGGGGATCGGCTTCCTGGCCAGGCCGGAGGTGGCGCTGGTGCCGGGGGTGATCGCGTTGGGCGTCGTCGGAGGAGGGCTCTCTCGCAGAGGCGCAAAGCCGCAGAGAAGAGAAGGGCGAGGAGAGCGTGAACATCGGATCTTCTCTCGTCTTCCGTTCCGCGCCTCAGCGCCTCAGCCTGAAATCCCTCCCGATCTCCCCCGCCGCCTCCTCCTCGCAGCGGCAATCTCGGCCCCGTTGGTCGCCTGCGTCGGCTCGTACGCGGCGATCAAGGGGACGATCTCCGAGAAGCTCTCGATGCGGTACGCCACCGGCCTCGGCGACGGGACCGGGGTGGCGAGGAGCGTCCCCCACTGGGTCCCCCGGGGGCTGGACGACCCGAGGTGGGACTTCTCCCCCAAGGAGGAATCGGACGCGCCGGGCCGGCTCGGACCGGCGCCGGCCTCGATCCGGGTGGCCCGGGGGATCGGCGAGGCGACGGCCTGGGTGCTGGTCCCGCTGGCCTGCTGGGGGGCCTGGCATCACCGGGGCCCTCGACGTTCCCGGGAGGCCCGACAACTGGCGGCCTGCCTCGCGATCGCCTACGGGATCGTGCTCATCCGACACGCCATGAGGGCCGGATACCTGTCGGACCGACACTGCGCGACCCTCGCCTTGCTCGCGACCCCCTGGGCGGCGGCGGGGGCGATCGGCCTGGCCCGGTTCCTCTCCGATCGGCTGGCGATGGGGGCGGGACGGCGTCGTCGGCTGGCGATCACGACGCTCTCGGCGATCGCGATCGGGGGCGTGGCGGTCCAGCTCAAGCCGGGGCACCCGAGCCGCTGGGGCCACCAGGCCGCCGGGCTCTGGCTGGCCGACCGGGCCGGGGCGGGTGAGGCGGTGCTGGACACGAGGGGCTGGGCGGCGTTCGTCTCGGGACTTCGCTCGTATGACCCCTGGCACATCCGCCAGGCGCTCACCGACGCGAGGCTCGCCTACGTCGTCGTCGGCGACGACGAGCTGACCGCCGACAGCGCCCGGGCCGAGACGCTCGGCGCCCTGCTCGACTACGCCGCCGAGCCCGTCGCCGCCTTCCCGGGTCGCGAGGGGGACGACGAGATCGGCGTCCGCGTCTATCGCTTCCGGAGGCCGCAGTCTTGGGAGGGGATCGTCCAATGA
- a CDS encoding NAD-dependent epimerase/dehydratase family protein, with translation MPVWLVSGASGFLGRHLLGVLGPSPGPGVEVVAIGRRLPEGWPPDAFLPADLEDPPSLRRAVASARPEVVFHLGGRTPPADAASFYRSNVGGTAALLDALDALGAPCRVVAAGSAAELGPVPASRLPVDERTPCRPEGPYGLSKWFASRLTAARLGPVEGIVARVFNPIGPGTPGGQAFGRFAAALAEPGPDPRVLRTGNLDARRDFIDARDVASALVALALRGRAGRIYPVGTGVSRSIAEGLDRLIALSGLRVTVEAGSNPSGPTDSRADLGAMTRDTGWAPRIGFEESLADLWRSVADRRITAPSVRVDPGSTAPGPAGGPIARRDVSRSAE, from the coding sequence ATGCCGGTCTGGCTCGTCTCGGGGGCCTCGGGGTTCCTCGGCCGACACCTGCTGGGGGTGCTGGGGCCATCGCCCGGCCCCGGCGTCGAGGTGGTGGCGATCGGCCGACGCCTCCCCGAGGGCTGGCCGCCGGACGCCTTCCTCCCCGCCGACCTGGAAGATCCTCCGAGCCTCCGCCGGGCCGTGGCCTCGGCCCGGCCCGAAGTCGTCTTCCACCTCGGGGGCCGGACGCCCCCGGCCGACGCGGCCTCGTTCTACCGGTCGAACGTCGGCGGGACCGCCGCGCTGCTGGACGCCCTGGACGCCCTCGGCGCCCCCTGTCGGGTCGTGGCCGCCGGGTCGGCCGCCGAGCTGGGGCCGGTGCCCGCATCGAGGCTCCCGGTCGACGAGCGGACCCCCTGCCGTCCCGAAGGCCCTTACGGCCTGAGCAAGTGGTTCGCCTCTCGCCTCACGGCCGCCCGGCTCGGGCCGGTCGAGGGGATCGTGGCCCGCGTCTTCAACCCGATCGGCCCGGGGACGCCCGGGGGCCAGGCGTTCGGCCGGTTCGCCGCCGCGCTCGCAGAGCCGGGCCCCGATCCGAGGGTGCTCCGCACCGGGAACCTCGACGCCCGCCGAGACTTCATCGACGCCCGGGACGTGGCGTCGGCCCTGGTCGCGCTCGCACTCCGGGGGAGGGCCGGGCGGATCTACCCGGTCGGCACCGGGGTGTCCCGCAGCATCGCCGAGGGCCTCGACCGCCTGATCGCCTTGAGCGGCCTTCGGGTGACGGTCGAGGCCGGGTCGAATCCCTCCGGGCCGACCGATTCGAGGGCCGACCTCGGCGCAATGACCCGGGACACCGGCTGGGCCCCCCGGATCGGCTTCGAGGAGAGCCTGGCGGATCTCTGGCGATCGGTGGCCGATCGCCGGATCACGGCCCCCTCAGTGCGGGTCGATCCCGGATCGACCGCCCCCGGGCCTGCCGGCGGGCCGATCGCCCGGCGGGATGTGAGTCGGTCGGCCGAGTGA